A part of Paenibacillus sp. sptzw28 genomic DNA contains:
- the rsfS gene encoding ribosome silencing factor — protein MTVKADELMQLVVTAAEDKKAHQIVALNLQGISLVADYFVICHGNSDTQVQAITTEIRKQAESRGARVRGIEGMDSGRWVLVDLGDIVVHVFHREEREYYNIERLWSDAKVVEFA, from the coding sequence ATGACGGTAAAAGCGGACGAGCTGATGCAGCTTGTGGTTACGGCGGCGGAGGACAAGAAGGCACACCAAATTGTAGCTCTCAATTTACAGGGCATTTCTCTGGTTGCGGACTACTTCGTCATATGTCACGGTAATTCGGACACACAGGTGCAGGCTATCACGACGGAAATTCGGAAGCAAGCGGAATCGCGCGGCGCACGGGTGCGCGGAATCGAAGGAATGGACTCAGGCAGATGGGTGCTCGTTGACTTGGGAGATATAGTGGTTCATGTCTTTCACCGCGAAGAGCGCGAGTATTACAACATTGAACGGCTTTGGTCCGATGCGAAAGTTGTGGAGTTCGCATGA
- the yqeK gene encoding bis(5'-nucleosyl)-tetraphosphatase (symmetrical) YqeK — translation MNREAMIDAVRAEMPERRWQHTLGVMESSVLLAERYGADPIRAEQAAILHDVAKYWQTSRLETVIREQRLPADLLSFDKELWHAPVGAFVAEHNFGIADSEILDAIRYHTSGREGMTLMDKIVCLADYIEPGRDFPDVHKIRELAQHSLEKALIAGFDSTIAYLLTQGRRIYPLTVAARNDLILFVREAEQ, via the coding sequence ATGAATCGTGAAGCGATGATCGATGCCGTGCGCGCCGAGATGCCGGAACGGCGCTGGCAGCATACGCTGGGTGTAATGGAGAGTTCCGTCCTGCTAGCGGAGCGTTACGGAGCGGACCCGATACGGGCGGAGCAGGCGGCGATTTTGCATGACGTAGCCAAATACTGGCAGACATCGCGGCTCGAGACAGTCATCCGTGAGCAAAGGCTTCCCGCCGATCTGCTGAGCTTCGATAAAGAACTATGGCATGCTCCGGTTGGCGCGTTTGTCGCCGAGCATAATTTCGGAATCGCAGACTCCGAAATACTTGACGCTATCCGCTACCACACTTCGGGCCGCGAGGGTATGACTTTGATGGACAAAATCGTCTGTTTGGCCGATTATATCGAGCCGGGACGTGATTTTCCCGATGTGCATAAAATACGGGAATTAGCCCAGCATAGTTTGGAGAAGGCTCTTATTGCCGGTTTTGATTCGACGATTGCGTATTTGCTGACCCAAGGCAGGCGGATCTATCCGCTCACCGTGGCGGCCCGCAATGATTTGATATTATTTGTACGGGAGGCTGAGCAATGA
- the nadD gene encoding nicotinate-nucleotide adenylyltransferase — protein sequence MKVGIMGGTFDPIHFGHLLAAETARETCGLDEVWFIPSSQPPLKDRDPGAEGHARLEMVYRAIDFQPHFRAMDIELERGGMSYTIDTVQTLRELYPQRSFSIIIGADRINDLMRWHRIGELAALADFIGVERPGEPVDLEKLPSFLRERLTLTSMPLIDISSTEIRQRQAGGRSIRFLLPEKVHSFIKRNGLYES from the coding sequence ATAAAAGTGGGTATTATGGGTGGGACGTTCGATCCGATTCATTTCGGACATCTTCTTGCCGCCGAGACGGCGCGCGAGACTTGCGGGCTCGACGAGGTGTGGTTTATTCCTTCCTCTCAGCCGCCGCTTAAAGACAGGGATCCTGGTGCGGAAGGACATGCCCGGCTTGAAATGGTTTATCGGGCTATCGATTTTCAGCCGCATTTCCGAGCGATGGATATTGAACTCGAACGGGGCGGTATGAGCTATACGATCGATACTGTGCAAACGCTCAGAGAGTTGTATCCGCAGCGTTCCTTCAGCATCATTATAGGTGCTGACCGGATTAACGACCTGATGAGATGGCACCGAATTGGAGAACTGGCGGCTCTTGCGGACTTCATTGGAGTCGAGCGTCCGGGTGAGCCCGTTGATCTGGAGAAGCTGCCTTCGTTTCTTCGTGAACGATTGACGCTTACCTCGATGCCCCTAATTGACATATCCTCGACGGAAATCCGTCAGCGGCAAGCGGGTGGTCGTTCAATTCGCTTTTTACTGCCGGAGAAGGTGCATTCGTTTATTAAAAGGAATGGTCTCTATGAATCGTGA